One Callospermophilus lateralis isolate mCalLat2 chromosome 6, mCalLat2.hap1, whole genome shotgun sequence genomic region harbors:
- the LOC143400891 gene encoding serpin B9-like isoform X2 translates to MDSLSKANGTFAIQVLKMLCQDRPSQNVFFSPLSISSALAMVLLGAKGNTKVQMAQVSFPITDKEGLGGDIHKGFQTLLTQVNNPGSNYLLTTANRLFGEKTCDFLSTFKESCLRFYHGELELLSFAEATEKSREHINTWVSKETKGKIPELLPMNSIDEQVKLLLVNAIYFQGTWDKPFDKSCTEVRPFKINQRDKRPVQMMCQKANFNFIYISEAQTQVLELPYAGKTLSMIILLPDEDVDLSVVENNLTFEKFTAWTKAASLQNIEVKGLFPRFKLQGDYNMESVLQHLGMVDAFQQGQANLSAMSTETDLCLSKVVHKSVVEVNEEGTEAAAAIDIDTIFDCITCAPTFHADHPFLFFIRHNRTNTLLFCGRFSCP, encoded by the exons ATGGATTCTCTTTCAAAAGCAAATGGCACCTTTGCCATCCAGGTTTTGAAGATGCTGTGTCAAGACAGACCTTCACAAAATGTGTTTTTTTCTCCCCTGAGCATCTCCTCTGCCTTGGCCATGGTGCTCCTGGGGGCAAAGGGGAACACCAAGGTCCAGATGGCTCAGGTAAGCTTTCCTATCACCGATAAAGAGGGACTG GGAGGGG ACATCCATAAGGGCTTCCAGACACTTCTGACCCAAGTGAACAACCCTGGGTCAAACTACTTGCTTACAACAGCCAACAGGCTCTTTGGAGAGAAGACTTGTGATTTCCTCTCA ACATTTAAGGAGTCTTGTCTTCGGTTCTATCATGGGGAGCTGGAGCTGCTGTCCTTTGCTGAAGCTACAGAGAAGTCCAGGGAGCATATAAATACTTGGGTCTCAAAAGAGACAAAAG GTAAAATTCCAGAGTTGTTACCAATGAACTCGATTGATGAGCAGGTCAAGCTGCTTCTTGTCAATGCCATCTACTTCCAAGGAACATGGGACAAGCCATTTGACAAATCATGCACAGAAGTAAGGCCTTTCAAAATAAACCAG AGAGATAAAAGGCCAGTGCAGATGATGTGTCAGAAAGCCAATTTTAACTTCATCTACATCAGTGAGGCCCAGACACAGGTGTTGGAGCTGCCTTATGCTGGCAAGACACTGAGCATGATCATCCTGCTCCCAGATGAGGACGTGGACCTCAGTGTG gtggaaaataatcttacTTTTGAGAAATTCACAGCATGGACCAAGGCAGCCTCTTTGCAGAATATTGAAGTAAAAGGTCTCTTTCCAAGATTTAAACTGCAGGGGGATTACAACATGGAGTCTGTGCTTCAGCATTTGGGAATGGTTGATGCCTTCCAACAAGGCCAGGCTAACTTGTCTGCAATGTCAACTGAGACAGACCTGTGTCTATCCAAAGTTGTGCACAAGAGTGTCGTGGAGGTGAATGAAGAAGGCACTGAGGCTGCAGCAGCTATAGATATTGACACAATCTTTGACTGTATAACATGTGCACCAACATTCCATGCTGACCACCCCTTCCTTTTCTTCATCAGGCATAACAGAACCAACACTCTTCTGTTCTGTGGCAGGTTCTCATGTCCCTAA
- the LOC143400891 gene encoding serpin B9-like isoform X1, translating into MDSLSKANGTFAIQVLKMLCQDRPSQNVFFSPLSISSALAMVLLGAKGNTKVQMAQAMSLNTEEDIHKGFQTLLTQVNNPGSNYLLTTANRLFGEKTCDFLSTFKESCLRFYHGELELLSFAEATEKSREHINTWVSKETKGKIPELLPMNSIDEQVKLLLVNAIYFQGTWDKPFDKSCTEVRPFKINQRDKRPVQMMCQKANFNFIYISEAQTQVLELPYAGKTLSMIILLPDEDVDLSVVENNLTFEKFTAWTKAASLQNIEVKGLFPRFKLQGDYNMESVLQHLGMVDAFQQGQANLSAMSTETDLCLSKVVHKSVVEVNEEGTEAAAAIDIDTIFDCITCAPTFHADHPFLFFIRHNRTNTLLFCGRFSCP; encoded by the exons ATGGATTCTCTTTCAAAAGCAAATGGCACCTTTGCCATCCAGGTTTTGAAGATGCTGTGTCAAGACAGACCTTCACAAAATGTGTTTTTTTCTCCCCTGAGCATCTCCTCTGCCTTGGCCATGGTGCTCCTGGGGGCAAAGGGGAACACCAAGGTCCAGATGGCTCAG GCAATGTCTTTAAACACAGAGGAAGACATCCATAAGGGCTTCCAGACACTTCTGACCCAAGTGAACAACCCTGGGTCAAACTACTTGCTTACAACAGCCAACAGGCTCTTTGGAGAGAAGACTTGTGATTTCCTCTCA ACATTTAAGGAGTCTTGTCTTCGGTTCTATCATGGGGAGCTGGAGCTGCTGTCCTTTGCTGAAGCTACAGAGAAGTCCAGGGAGCATATAAATACTTGGGTCTCAAAAGAGACAAAAG GTAAAATTCCAGAGTTGTTACCAATGAACTCGATTGATGAGCAGGTCAAGCTGCTTCTTGTCAATGCCATCTACTTCCAAGGAACATGGGACAAGCCATTTGACAAATCATGCACAGAAGTAAGGCCTTTCAAAATAAACCAG AGAGATAAAAGGCCAGTGCAGATGATGTGTCAGAAAGCCAATTTTAACTTCATCTACATCAGTGAGGCCCAGACACAGGTGTTGGAGCTGCCTTATGCTGGCAAGACACTGAGCATGATCATCCTGCTCCCAGATGAGGACGTGGACCTCAGTGTG gtggaaaataatcttacTTTTGAGAAATTCACAGCATGGACCAAGGCAGCCTCTTTGCAGAATATTGAAGTAAAAGGTCTCTTTCCAAGATTTAAACTGCAGGGGGATTACAACATGGAGTCTGTGCTTCAGCATTTGGGAATGGTTGATGCCTTCCAACAAGGCCAGGCTAACTTGTCTGCAATGTCAACTGAGACAGACCTGTGTCTATCCAAAGTTGTGCACAAGAGTGTCGTGGAGGTGAATGAAGAAGGCACTGAGGCTGCAGCAGCTATAGATATTGACACAATCTTTGACTGTATAACATGTGCACCAACATTCCATGCTGACCACCCCTTCCTTTTCTTCATCAGGCATAACAGAACCAACACTCTTCTGTTCTGTGGCAGGTTCTCATGTCCCTAA